The following coding sequences lie in one Silvanigrella aquatica genomic window:
- a CDS encoding Lon protease family protein: protein MKKTKSTATTTSLTQKILEQRDEHFPVNLKIKRSALRFRRLNTEEVYRTCEQKLVELDKHKRSEPNYDIISQVRAVRAINLGLGIQKPGYNIYVAGVQGTGKTSVIRSFLKKTAETCPTPGDWIYVYNFKNPESPHAMELKTGIAKRFKKQMDELMEQLTVELVDAFQSEEYETNVNSTVNASNEKKAKLFSELEKTAKTKNFGVKSTRMGIVTVPIVEGKPLSEKDYSELSDEQKEKIEAERNLLEPEVLDFARKVRSIENDTKNKLEELQSELGDYVVSQALIPFLKEYESQKNVLEYLDEVKKHLLENLNDFLPDEEDVEGEGEDSVTPSSYHLKKGDPHLPYRINVFVDNTEIKGAPIIIENNPTFYNLFGKIEKNIEYGVYTTDFKMIKAGSLARANGGYLVLNALDILRAPQVWDTLKRVMKNQKLFIEDLGEQYSILATSGLRPEPIPLNVKIILIGSDWIYRMLYQHDEDFNKIFKIKADFDAQMDRSQKTIDNYVEFISTRTKVENLLPFDESGIAAIVEFGSRIVDDQDKLTTRFSLIKDITIEADFMAKEQKNKKIARSHVEKAIDERYARSAAIEDHIIEMLERKDIIISTNSRRVGEINGLAVYSLGDLSFGVPTRITCRTYKGKPGILNIEREASLSGKLHNKGVSILTSWINATFARKSPANVAATICFEQNYNGVDGDSATLAELCLILSSIANIPIDQGIGITGSVNQFGEIQPIGGVNEKIEGFFKTCKLHGLTGRNGCIIPVQNIKHLMLNREVREAIEKEQFHIWPVSKAEEAFELLTGFYSGTWDEKKGRFEEGSAFDKIYKMLHQKSEDKKEKIKKKTATKKPKVTRKKSTRKNLV from the coding sequence ATGAAAAAAACTAAATCAACTGCGACCACAACCTCTCTCACTCAAAAAATCCTTGAGCAAAGAGACGAACACTTTCCTGTTAATTTAAAAATAAAAAGAAGTGCCCTTCGTTTTCGGCGACTCAATACCGAAGAAGTCTACCGCACCTGCGAACAAAAACTTGTCGAATTAGATAAGCACAAAAGAAGTGAACCTAATTACGACATTATTTCGCAAGTCCGAGCTGTAAGAGCCATTAATCTCGGTTTAGGAATACAAAAACCAGGATATAATATTTATGTCGCAGGTGTTCAAGGCACAGGCAAAACCAGCGTCATTCGATCTTTTCTTAAAAAAACAGCCGAAACTTGCCCCACTCCTGGGGATTGGATTTACGTCTATAATTTTAAAAATCCAGAATCGCCCCATGCCATGGAGCTGAAAACAGGCATTGCCAAGCGTTTTAAAAAGCAAATGGATGAACTCATGGAGCAGCTCACAGTTGAACTGGTCGATGCTTTTCAATCAGAAGAATATGAAACCAATGTCAATTCGACCGTAAATGCGAGTAATGAAAAAAAAGCAAAATTATTCAGCGAACTGGAAAAAACAGCAAAAACAAAAAACTTCGGCGTTAAATCGACAAGAATGGGAATTGTTACTGTTCCTATTGTCGAAGGAAAACCTTTAAGTGAAAAAGACTATTCCGAATTAAGTGATGAACAAAAAGAAAAAATAGAAGCGGAACGCAATTTACTTGAACCTGAGGTATTAGACTTTGCCAGAAAAGTGCGTTCCATTGAAAATGATACTAAAAATAAATTAGAAGAATTACAATCGGAATTAGGTGATTATGTTGTCAGCCAAGCACTTATTCCGTTTTTAAAAGAATATGAATCACAAAAAAATGTGCTTGAATATTTAGATGAAGTTAAGAAACATCTTCTTGAAAATTTAAATGACTTTTTACCTGATGAAGAGGATGTGGAAGGGGAAGGCGAAGACTCCGTAACACCCTCATCATATCATTTGAAAAAAGGTGATCCTCATTTACCTTATCGTATTAATGTTTTTGTCGATAATACAGAAATAAAAGGCGCTCCCATTATTATCGAAAATAATCCTACTTTTTATAATTTATTTGGAAAAATTGAAAAAAATATTGAATATGGTGTTTACACAACTGATTTTAAAATGATCAAAGCAGGCTCCTTAGCTCGTGCTAATGGTGGTTACCTTGTTCTCAATGCTCTTGATATTCTTCGCGCACCCCAAGTTTGGGATACCTTAAAACGCGTCATGAAAAATCAAAAATTATTTATTGAAGATTTAGGAGAGCAATACAGTATTTTAGCGACTAGCGGACTGCGCCCCGAACCTATTCCTCTCAATGTAAAAATCATTTTAATTGGATCGGATTGGATTTATCGCATGCTATATCAGCATGATGAAGATTTTAATAAAATATTTAAAATTAAAGCTGATTTTGATGCACAAATGGATCGCTCTCAAAAAACAATTGACAATTATGTTGAATTTATTTCGACCCGCACAAAAGTCGAAAATCTGTTACCTTTTGATGAGAGTGGCATTGCCGCCATTGTCGAATTTGGCAGCCGCATTGTTGATGACCAAGATAAGTTAACAACTCGATTTAGTCTGATTAAAGACATCACAATCGAAGCTGATTTTATGGCAAAGGAACAAAAAAATAAAAAAATCGCACGTTCCCATGTAGAAAAAGCGATTGATGAACGCTATGCCCGCTCTGCCGCCATTGAAGATCATATTATTGAAATGCTGGAACGTAAGGACATCATCATTTCTACAAATTCAAGACGTGTTGGTGAAATCAACGGACTTGCAGTTTACTCATTAGGCGATCTTTCTTTTGGTGTTCCGACAAGAATTACCTGCCGCACTTATAAAGGCAAGCCCGGAATTTTAAATATCGAAAGAGAAGCATCCCTATCCGGCAAACTTCATAACAAAGGGGTTAGCATTTTAACCAGCTGGATTAATGCGACTTTTGCTAGAAAATCACCGGCTAATGTGGCGGCCACTATTTGTTTTGAACAAAATTATAACGGAGTCGATGGAGATTCGGCAACATTGGCTGAGCTTTGCCTCATACTCTCTTCCATTGCAAATATTCCAATAGATCAAGGCATTGGCATTACGGGATCGGTAAATCAATTTGGCGAAATACAGCCGATTGGTGGTGTCAACGAAAAAATTGAGGGCTTTTTCAAAACCTGTAAATTGCATGGTCTCACAGGACGAAATGGCTGTATTATTCCCGTACAAAATATCAAACATCTTATGTTGAATCGCGAAGTACGCGAGGCCATTGAAAAAGAACAATTTCATATATGGCCTGTTTCGAAAGCAGAAGAAGCTTTTGAATTATTAACAGGTTTCTATTCGGGAACATGGGACGAGAAAAAAGGCCGCTTTGAAGAAGGCAGTGCCTTTGATAAAATTTATAAAATGTTGCATCAAAAAAGTGAGGACAAAAAAGAAAAGATAAAGAAAAAAACGGCCACTAAAAAACCTAAAGTAACAAGAAAAAAATCAACGCGTAAAAATTTGGTATAA
- a CDS encoding RecQ family ATP-dependent DNA helicase: protein METDFVLKCEEYAKKNFTLSGLRPAQKEVLTQIFNKKFVLATLPTGGGKTLLYSLPALFFSDNPVLVISPLISLMRDQERRMENAQIPCAVFTSEQNEEERKQAWKKLKSGEAKLIFASPERFVLPSFLNAISKVNLSMAVVDEAHCVVSWGHHFRPEYAEIGKFLSQLQPPRILAITATASRNSRLDIIKKVFPENTNVYEYTSNPLGENIIVESHRVFSNQEQWDKLVETLQETKSKKTLVYFQTRTLCEESARKLKKIKIHSVVYHAGLPKNERKNTEQYVQEATQKTVICATTAFGMGVDIQGIQLVVVFGFPGNIEEFFQMLGRAGRGGESSRGLLLWTGADPIRREYQFKATFPEPSLFLEQCAQYMKFMPNSFGESCFVLKQDLLNTTKINKSENRLRKLENMFAVLRICSALEDTRAGETYYSIRLSINKSFVDLLGQLPVGLTKRRKVLEGIVNLVEKSWLSLKGAQITVPLKMLQDACELGAESCEQVFLHYQDQKNISFAKISHEDAKNGVILKNGYIYLQKEIPKYISARNHFHASLRELEKLSKSTTCRLAASFEFFASRAIQGATKNIWRCMQCDICIRKRME, encoded by the coding sequence CTACTCTTTACCCGCCTTATTTTTTAGCGACAATCCGGTGCTTGTAATCAGTCCGCTCATTTCTCTCATGCGCGATCAAGAACGTCGCATGGAAAATGCACAAATTCCCTGCGCCGTTTTTACCTCGGAACAAAACGAAGAGGAAAGAAAACAAGCTTGGAAAAAATTAAAATCGGGAGAAGCAAAATTGATCTTTGCTTCTCCAGAACGATTTGTGCTCCCTTCTTTTTTAAATGCCATTTCTAAAGTAAATTTAAGTATGGCTGTTGTTGATGAAGCTCACTGTGTCGTGTCTTGGGGACATCATTTTAGACCAGAATATGCTGAAATTGGAAAATTTTTATCACAGTTACAACCCCCGCGTATTTTAGCAATTACGGCAACAGCAAGTCGCAATAGCCGCCTGGATATTATAAAAAAAGTATTTCCTGAAAACACAAATGTATATGAATACACATCGAATCCTCTAGGTGAAAATATTATTGTGGAAAGTCACCGTGTTTTTTCAAATCAGGAACAATGGGATAAACTTGTTGAAACTCTCCAAGAAACCAAATCTAAAAAAACTCTTGTCTATTTTCAAACGAGAACACTTTGTGAAGAATCTGCTCGAAAATTAAAAAAAATTAAAATTCATTCTGTGGTTTATCATGCGGGTCTTCCTAAAAATGAACGTAAAAATACGGAGCAATATGTTCAGGAGGCAACACAAAAAACGGTTATTTGTGCGACAACCGCATTTGGAATGGGTGTAGACATTCAAGGCATTCAATTGGTTGTTGTCTTTGGATTTCCTGGAAATATAGAAGAGTTTTTTCAAATGTTAGGACGCGCCGGACGCGGGGGGGAATCCTCACGGGGCTTGTTACTTTGGACGGGAGCCGATCCCATTCGCCGCGAATATCAATTTAAAGCCACATTTCCAGAACCCTCCTTATTTTTAGAACAATGCGCACAATATATGAAATTTATGCCAAATTCTTTTGGTGAAAGCTGCTTCGTATTAAAACAAGATTTATTAAACACAACAAAAATAAATAAATCTGAAAACAGACTTCGCAAACTTGAAAATATGTTTGCTGTTTTAAGAATATGCAGTGCTCTAGAAGACACACGGGCAGGAGAAACATATTATTCTATCAGACTATCAATAAATAAAAGTTTTGTGGACTTATTGGGGCAACTTCCCGTAGGCTTAACAAAACGACGCAAAGTTTTAGAAGGAATTGTCAATCTGGTTGAAAAGTCATGGTTATCATTGAAAGGGGCTCAAATTACTGTTCCTTTAAAAATGTTACAAGATGCTTGTGAACTCGGTGCAGAAAGCTGTGAACAAGTTTTTTTGCACTACCAAGATCAAAAAAATATTTCTTTTGCTAAAATAAGTCATGAAGATGCAAAAAATGGAGTTATCTTGAAAAATGGTTACATATATTTACAAAAAGAAATACCCAAATATATTTCAGCACGAAATCATTTTCACGCAAGCTTGCGCGAACTTGAGAAGTTGTCTAAATCGACAACATGTAGACTTGCAGCCAGTTTCGAATTTTTTGCTTCTCGTGCTATTCAAGGCGCTACAAAAAACATTTGGCGTTGCATGCAATGTGATATTTGTATTAGAAAGAGGATGGAATGA